One Paenibacillus sp. FSL H7-0737 DNA segment encodes these proteins:
- a CDS encoding carbohydrate ABC transporter permease, with product MYPFGKGIKRYLPLLLLMIPLSLYVIFYFGPSMMTVIYSFTDITNVPGSKLNFVGLDNYYSVFNSGNSGERWDSIIRTVYFMVIVTIVQNGVGLLMAVVINQKLKGDYFYRAVFFLPVVLGVSVVALVWGLMFDPLSGPVNQLYDSLFGYKDMFFGSFTHAFGYIIFTQIWMYMGYSMLIFLAGLQSVPKDLYEAGYIDGTTKWQSFKNITFPLIAPSFTINIILSIIGAMSTFDIILATTDGRFNTRTMAYDVYKETFRGSLQMGLPSALSVVQFLMILVFVVFAVKQMRKREVEY from the coding sequence ATGTATCCGTTCGGAAAAGGTATAAAAAGATATTTACCGCTTCTGCTGCTTATGATTCCATTATCGTTGTACGTTATTTTTTATTTTGGACCCTCTATGATGACGGTCATTTATTCATTTACAGATATTACTAACGTTCCAGGAAGCAAATTGAATTTCGTAGGCCTTGACAATTATTACAGTGTTTTTAACTCCGGAAATTCAGGCGAACGATGGGATTCCATTATACGAACAGTTTATTTCATGGTCATTGTTACAATCGTACAAAACGGTGTCGGTCTCCTTATGGCCGTAGTGATTAATCAGAAGCTGAAAGGCGATTATTTTTATCGCGCAGTTTTCTTTTTGCCGGTTGTGCTCGGTGTATCGGTAGTTGCACTGGTATGGGGCTTGATGTTCGATCCGCTAAGTGGTCCCGTAAATCAACTGTATGATTCGTTGTTCGGTTATAAAGATATGTTCTTTGGAAGCTTCACCCATGCGTTTGGTTATATAATATTCACGCAAATTTGGATGTACATGGGTTACTCCATGCTGATTTTCCTTGCAGGTCTTCAATCCGTTCCGAAAGATCTGTATGAAGCTGGATATATTGATGGTACCACGAAGTGGCAATCTTTTAAGAACATTACGTTCCCACTTATTGCTCCATCGTTCACCATTAATATTATTTTGTCCATTATCGGTGCGATGTCGACCTTTGATATTATTCTCGCAACTACGGACGGTCGCTTTAACACAAGAACGATGGCTTATGACGTGTATAAAGAGACGTTCCGTGGTTCTCTACAGATGGGACTTCCATCCGCGCTTTCTGTGGTGCAGTTCCTTATGATTCTGGTCTTCGTTGTATTTGCAGTTAAACAAATGCGTAAGAGAGAGGTGGAGTATTAA
- a CDS encoding sensor histidine kinase: MSIRLRLTAWYSGILAVMLLALSAAIYGFVYFNTYGDLKDRLKVQSEQTKLLFSVDRYNGELKLGGVGPENSNLYTQIYTYGSKSLSQSTNMINFGLRFDYPAKDKIAKGFRNVVVDGNQFLIYEMPIELEHYNNNPVAVLQVAAYVNEQNKLLERLKNILLVGSFATLIAAFTFGLFLARKAMSPIGKVIEAANGIQTGTDLSSRIEYDGPPDEIGRLIETVNNMLGRMEGFYTELEDSYAAQRRFVSDASHELRTPLTTIRGNIDLLQKVWEMEPGEGKMSEAEIRQLSMESVKDIADESKRMSRLVADMLSLARADTGRTFEIEPVALEPMMTEIARRASFLPRQAEWVTGDMSVLNGKYVVGNKDYLQQMLFIFIDNAFKYTPSGEVSLDTIFYQNQVGIRITDTGIGMDKDEVPYIFDRFYRADESRGITEGIGLGLSIAKWIIDEHGGSVEVVTRQGEGTTFVIWLPLLFAPPLE, translated from the coding sequence ATGTCTATAAGATTGCGGCTGACTGCTTGGTATTCAGGGATTTTGGCCGTTATGCTGCTGGCCTTATCAGCCGCAATTTACGGTTTTGTCTATTTTAATACGTATGGGGACTTGAAGGATCGTCTGAAGGTACAATCTGAGCAAACGAAACTTTTATTTAGCGTTGATCGCTACAATGGTGAGCTGAAACTTGGCGGAGTCGGTCCTGAAAACTCCAATTTATATACGCAGATTTATACTTATGGCAGCAAAAGCTTGTCACAATCGACAAATATGATTAACTTTGGCCTACGGTTTGATTATCCTGCTAAAGATAAAATTGCAAAAGGATTTCGTAATGTTGTTGTGGACGGCAATCAGTTTTTGATCTACGAGATGCCTATCGAACTAGAGCATTATAATAATAATCCAGTGGCTGTATTACAAGTCGCTGCCTATGTGAATGAGCAGAATAAGCTATTGGAGCGTTTGAAAAATATATTGCTTGTCGGTTCTTTTGCTACCTTGATCGCGGCATTTACCTTTGGTTTATTCCTGGCACGTAAAGCGATGAGTCCTATTGGGAAAGTGATTGAAGCTGCAAACGGTATCCAGACTGGGACAGACCTAAGCTCCCGTATTGAATATGATGGACCTCCGGACGAAATAGGTCGTTTAATTGAGACTGTCAATAACATGCTTGGGCGGATGGAAGGATTCTACACAGAGTTAGAGGATTCTTATGCAGCTCAGCGTCGATTCGTTTCCGATGCATCACATGAGCTGCGGACTCCACTAACAACCATTCGTGGGAATATCGATCTGTTGCAAAAAGTTTGGGAGATGGAACCGGGCGAAGGGAAGATGAGCGAGGCTGAAATTCGCCAGCTCTCGATGGAATCGGTGAAGGATATCGCGGACGAGTCTAAGCGAATGAGCCGACTTGTAGCAGATATGCTCTCGCTCGCTCGTGCTGATACAGGGCGAACCTTCGAGATAGAGCCGGTGGCACTGGAACCAATGATGACTGAGATCGCGCGTAGGGCATCCTTCCTGCCTCGTCAAGCGGAGTGGGTTACAGGGGATATGTCCGTCTTAAATGGAAAATATGTTGTGGGTAATAAAGATTATTTACAACAAATGTTATTTATTTTTATTGATAATGCTTTTAAATACACGCCTTCTGGTGAGGTAAGTTTAGATACGATTTTCTATCAGAATCAGGTCGGTATTCGGATCACCGATACGGGGATAGGTATGGATAAAGATGAGGTTCCATATATTTTCGACCGTTTCTATCGTGCAGATGAATCACGTGGAATTACTGAAGGAATTGGGCTTGGTTTATCCATTGCTAAATGGATTATTGACGAGCATGGTGGGTCTGTGGAAGTTGTTACACGCCAAGGCGAAGGAACTACTTTTGTGATCTGGTTGCCGCTTCTCTTTGCTCCACCGCTGGAATAG
- a CDS encoding 4-hydroxy-3-methylbut-2-enyl diphosphate reductase, giving the protein MEVIKISPRGYCYGVVDAMVMARQAAQNLDLPRPIYILGMIVHNSHVTNSFEDDGIITLDGHNRLDILDKVDSGTVIFTAHGVSPEVRKMARDKGLTTVDATCPDVTKTHDLIQEKVDDGYEVIYIGKKGHPEPEGAVGIAPEHVHLIEKEDEIATLSIPSSRIVITNQTTMSQWDIKNIMKKLLETFPGAEVHNEICMATQVRQEAVAEQAGQCDLVIVVGDPRSNNSNRLAQVSEEIAGVPAHRISDISELNTDWLKGVNIVGVTSGASTPTPITKEVINYLEQYDSENPETWEIKRTVNMAKLLPPVKNKSTSTT; this is encoded by the coding sequence ATGGAAGTCATTAAAATTTCTCCCCGGGGATATTGTTACGGAGTAGTCGATGCTATGGTAATGGCACGGCAGGCTGCGCAAAATCTCGATCTTCCCCGGCCGATTTATATACTGGGCATGATTGTTCATAATAGTCATGTCACGAATTCGTTTGAGGACGATGGCATCATTACCTTGGATGGTCATAACCGTCTGGATATTCTTGATAAAGTAGACAGTGGAACCGTTATATTCACTGCTCACGGAGTTTCACCTGAGGTACGCAAGATGGCTAGGGATAAAGGATTGACTACGGTCGATGCTACCTGTCCTGATGTGACAAAGACGCATGATCTCATTCAGGAGAAAGTCGATGACGGTTATGAGGTTATTTATATCGGCAAGAAAGGCCATCCGGAACCGGAAGGTGCTGTCGGCATTGCGCCAGAGCATGTGCATTTAATTGAAAAAGAAGATGAGATTGCAACTCTATCCATTCCTTCTTCACGGATTGTAATTACGAATCAGACCACTATGAGCCAGTGGGACATTAAGAATATTATGAAAAAGCTTCTAGAGACCTTCCCAGGTGCTGAAGTGCATAATGAGATATGTATGGCTACTCAGGTGCGTCAAGAGGCTGTAGCGGAACAGGCGGGTCAATGCGATCTAGTGATTGTCGTTGGCGATCCACGAAGCAACAACTCTAATCGTCTGGCACAGGTGTCGGAAGAGATCGCAGGTGTGCCTGCTCATCGGATTTCTGATATCTCTGAACTAAACACCGACTGGCTGAAGGGTGTAAATATTGTGGGGGTTACCTCTGGCGCGTCTACACCTACACCAATTACCAAAGAAGTTATTAATTATTTGGAGCAGTACGATTCCGAGAATCCCGAGACATGGGAGATCAAACGTACTGTGAATATGGCGAAATTACTTCCTCCGGTTAAGAATAAGAGCACAAGCACTACTTAA
- a CDS encoding ABC transporter substrate-binding protein, with product MVKKLSAVLLSSALVLSLAACGSGNNTNGEATSGNGTSKPANGEKKVIKILHWKQENINKVITDINKKFEEKYPEYKIEYTTTGPDDEFKQAQRARITAGDVDVLADLSGMRLSPKDWTPGAKVPDWQQWIDSGLIADLSNEAFVKNYNANDIAKAGTYNDKVYAIPTGKVAMSGFFYNKEIFEQNGLTVPTTWTEFISVLDTLKSKSIVPIVVAGKDVWPLKLPVFGLQAKILGGGDQQKWIEGVWKGTSAFNDAEAVEVLDKMKTLQDNYIIDGFLGIDYATAPSYFATGKAAMIADGTWDAPTIAAANPDVKFGYFPIPATEDAAKNASLVGKYDVTWYAAEKGPNKEGALKWLEFFSEPENYTEYVKAAGFVPTQDNIATGSDFIDNELAQYMAEDFELAYEIIMINRDNVGEHIAAEGVHTEYLAPGGEFKTAKELADVQQKEWEAAAPK from the coding sequence ATGGTAAAGAAGCTTTCTGCGGTATTGTTGAGCTCAGCGCTAGTGCTCTCATTAGCAGCATGTGGAAGCGGCAACAACACAAATGGTGAGGCTACTTCGGGCAATGGAACAAGCAAGCCCGCAAATGGTGAGAAAAAGGTTATTAAAATCTTGCACTGGAAACAAGAAAACATTAACAAGGTTATTACAGACATTAATAAGAAGTTTGAAGAGAAATATCCAGAATACAAGATTGAGTACACGACGACAGGTCCGGACGATGAATTTAAACAAGCACAAAGAGCAAGAATTACAGCTGGTGACGTAGACGTCCTTGCTGATTTGTCCGGTATGAGATTGTCTCCGAAAGATTGGACACCAGGTGCGAAAGTGCCAGACTGGCAACAATGGATTGATTCCGGTTTGATTGCTGATCTGAGCAACGAAGCTTTCGTTAAAAACTACAATGCGAATGATATTGCCAAAGCGGGTACTTACAACGATAAAGTGTATGCGATCCCAACCGGTAAAGTAGCAATGTCAGGTTTCTTCTATAATAAAGAAATTTTTGAACAAAACGGTTTGACTGTTCCAACAACATGGACAGAGTTCATCAGTGTTCTAGATACTTTGAAATCCAAGAGCATTGTGCCAATCGTAGTGGCTGGTAAAGACGTATGGCCTTTGAAACTGCCAGTGTTCGGCTTGCAAGCTAAGATTCTAGGCGGCGGCGACCAACAAAAATGGATTGAAGGCGTTTGGAAAGGCACTTCGGCGTTCAACGATGCTGAGGCTGTAGAAGTTTTGGATAAAATGAAGACCCTTCAAGATAACTACATCATCGATGGTTTCTTGGGTATTGACTATGCAACAGCACCTTCGTACTTCGCAACAGGTAAAGCAGCTATGATTGCTGACGGAACTTGGGATGCACCTACAATCGCTGCGGCAAATCCTGATGTGAAATTCGGATACTTCCCAATCCCTGCTACTGAAGATGCTGCTAAGAACGCTTCTCTTGTCGGCAAATACGATGTAACTTGGTATGCAGCAGAAAAAGGTCCGAACAAAGAAGGCGCATTGAAATGGTTGGAATTCTTCTCTGAACCAGAAAATTACACGGAATATGTTAAGGCTGCCGGATTCGTGCCAACACAAGATAACATCGCAACTGGCAGTGACTTCATTGATAACGAACTTGCCCAATACATGGCAGAAGACTTTGAACTTGCTTATGAAATCATTATGATTAACCGCGACAATGTAGGCGAGCACATTGCTGCTGAAGGCGTTCACACTGAATACTTGGCACCAGGCGGCGAATTCAAAACCGCTAAAGAACTTGCAGATGTACAACAAAAAGAATGGGAAGCAGCAGCTCCTAAATAA
- the glnA gene encoding type I glutamate--ammonia ligase — translation MSVEKVLQTIKENNIEWVDFRFVDLGGRAHHISLPASEVEDETFVNGVAFDGSSIKGFRGIEESDMVMMPDPNSVFIDPFTAHPTLNVMCDIFTPDGERYERDPRGIAVKAEEFLQKSGVGTSAFFAPESEFFIFDDVRYESGMNSSSFFVDSEEAAWNTGRKEEGGNLAFKVGVKGGYVPVAPVDSQQDIRSEMCRLLAEVGLRIERHHHEVATAGQAEINFRFDTLKKTADNLMTYKYIVQNTARQYGKVATFMPKPLFGDNGSGMHVHQSIFDGDTPLFYEKGAYANLSEMALHYIGGILYHAPALIALTNPSTNSFKRLVPGYEAPVNLVYSKGNRSAAVRIPVAAVTPKGCRIEFRTPDSTANPYLAFSAMLMAGLDGIKNKINPQELGYGPLDKNIYELSDADKEKIRSVPGSLSEALDSLEADYEFLTEGDVFTKDFIDNYIALKRSEAQEVAIRVHPHEYSLYFDL, via the coding sequence ATGTCGGTTGAAAAAGTGTTGCAAACAATTAAAGAAAACAATATCGAGTGGGTAGATTTTCGATTCGTAGATTTAGGTGGCCGTGCTCACCACATTTCTCTGCCTGCTTCTGAAGTGGAAGATGAAACTTTTGTAAATGGGGTAGCATTCGACGGTTCTTCCATCAAAGGATTCCGTGGTATTGAAGAATCAGACATGGTTATGATGCCTGATCCGAACAGTGTGTTCATTGATCCGTTTACAGCTCATCCAACGCTGAACGTTATGTGCGACATTTTCACTCCTGATGGTGAACGCTATGAGCGCGATCCTCGCGGTATTGCTGTGAAAGCAGAAGAATTCCTTCAGAAGAGCGGAGTTGGAACATCAGCATTCTTCGCACCTGAGTCTGAATTCTTTATCTTTGATGATGTTCGTTACGAGAGTGGTATGAACAGCTCCTCATTCTTCGTAGACTCTGAAGAAGCGGCTTGGAATACGGGTCGTAAAGAAGAAGGCGGCAATCTTGCATTTAAAGTTGGCGTTAAAGGTGGATATGTACCTGTAGCACCTGTGGATTCCCAACAGGATATCCGTAGTGAAATGTGTCGTCTGCTTGCTGAAGTGGGACTGCGCATTGAGCGTCATCACCACGAAGTAGCAACTGCAGGCCAAGCGGAAATTAACTTCCGTTTTGATACCTTAAAGAAAACTGCTGATAATCTCATGACTTATAAATATATTGTACAAAACACTGCACGTCAGTACGGCAAAGTAGCAACCTTCATGCCAAAACCACTGTTTGGCGATAATGGTAGCGGAATGCACGTACACCAATCGATCTTTGACGGAGACACTCCTTTGTTTTACGAAAAAGGCGCTTATGCTAACTTGAGCGAAATGGCTCTTCACTATATCGGCGGTATTTTGTACCATGCACCAGCCTTGATCGCTTTGACTAACCCAAGCACCAACTCATTTAAACGTTTGGTTCCTGGTTACGAAGCACCGGTCAACTTGGTATACTCCAAAGGAAATCGTTCTGCAGCAGTTCGTATTCCAGTAGCGGCTGTGACACCGAAGGGCTGTCGTATCGAGTTCCGTACACCGGACTCCACCGCTAACCCTTACTTGGCATTCTCCGCAATGCTGATGGCAGGTCTGGACGGAATTAAGAACAAGATCAACCCACAAGAACTGGGTTACGGTCCTCTGGATAAGAACATCTACGAATTGTCCGATGCAGACAAAGAAAAGATCCGCAGCGTTCCAGGTAGCCTGAGCGAAGCACTTGATTCTTTGGAAGCTGATTACGAGTTCCTTACAGAAGGCGACGTATTTACTAAGGACTTCATTGATAACTATATTGCTCTGAAACGTTCCGAGGCTCAAGAGGTTGCGATTCGTGTTCATCCACATGAATATTCTCTGTACTTCGACCTGTAA
- the aroF gene encoding 3-deoxy-7-phosphoheptulonate synthase, with the protein MIVITSNQTPEEQVKDIIAVIEKEGLQVHLSKGADHTVIGLVGSVTPKLAEHLRQMKGVENVVKISKSYKLASRDFHPEDTIIDIKGVKIGGENLVIMGGPCAVESPEQIDEIARLVKASGAQVLRGGAFKPRTGPYSFQGVGVEGLTMMAEAGKRHGLLTITEVMTPEYVDICAEHADILQVGTRNMQNFDLLRKLGTCGRPVLLKRGFSATYDELLNAAEYILAGGNKDVMLCERGIRTFETYTRNTLDLSAIPVLQSLSHLPVISDPSHGTGRRELVEPMAKASVAAGANGLIIEMHTDPDNSMTGDGVQSLFPEQFDNLLKDLEKLAPIVGRKFSTSPETVSAL; encoded by the coding sequence ATGATCGTCATTACATCCAATCAAACGCCAGAAGAGCAGGTTAAAGATATTATTGCAGTTATCGAAAAAGAGGGTCTGCAGGTACATCTCTCTAAAGGTGCAGATCACACTGTTATCGGTTTAGTAGGAAGTGTAACTCCTAAGCTTGCAGAGCATTTGCGGCAAATGAAGGGAGTAGAGAACGTCGTAAAGATCTCCAAGTCTTATAAGCTAGCTAGCCGCGATTTCCATCCAGAGGATACCATTATCGATATCAAGGGTGTGAAGATTGGTGGAGAGAATCTGGTGATTATGGGCGGACCATGCGCCGTTGAGTCTCCAGAACAGATTGATGAGATTGCCCGTCTGGTTAAAGCTTCAGGTGCTCAGGTACTGCGTGGAGGCGCGTTTAAGCCGCGTACAGGTCCATACAGCTTCCAAGGTGTAGGTGTAGAAGGTTTGACTATGATGGCTGAAGCAGGAAAGCGTCATGGCCTATTAACCATTACAGAGGTTATGACACCAGAGTATGTGGATATTTGTGCAGAGCATGCTGACATCCTCCAGGTGGGTACACGGAACATGCAGAACTTTGATTTGTTGCGCAAGCTGGGTACTTGTGGAAGACCTGTCCTTCTGAAACGCGGCTTCAGTGCAACCTATGATGAATTGCTCAATGCAGCGGAGTACATTTTGGCAGGCGGAAATAAGGATGTAATGCTCTGTGAGCGTGGTATTCGTACATTTGAGACTTACACACGCAATACGCTGGATCTATCGGCTATTCCGGTTTTACAAAGCTTAAGCCACCTTCCGGTAATCTCTGACCCAAGTCACGGCACTGGACGTCGTGAGTTAGTTGAACCTATGGCTAAAGCTTCGGTTGCAGCTGGTGCAAATGGTCTAATCATCGAAATGCACACAGATCCGGACAATTCTATGACAGGTGACGGTGTTCAATCGTTATTCCCCGAGCAGTTCGATAATCTGCTTAAGGATCTAGAAAAGCTTGCTCCGATTGTTGGACGTAAGTTTTCAACTTCGCCAGAAACCGTTTCGGCGCTATAA
- a CDS encoding LacI family DNA-binding transcriptional regulator yields MAYNIKDIAKIAGVSVSTVSKIINNYSDISEDTKTRVQQIIKETGYTPSNSAKTLATKSSNLIGVIFAGMLNVDFTHPFFIEVLNSFKKQMGLLGYDLIFFSNEKFQSGDTNDYLARCLHFNVDGCLLITGQELETSISELDNSSIPCIGVDLKLSGDNSGYIMSDNFKLSTKVVEHFYLLGYRELGYIGSSSESEISNIRESGFRKALEDLGLPINENWFLNGSNFFEASGYETMRRMISNGNLPRAIFAASDQLAIGAMRALKESAIAVPGTVAIIGCDDIEACNYTTPLLTTIKQNKDKIGRLAALMLYDLINNQSGTSSFSVEPELIIRESCGAPERGLV; encoded by the coding sequence TTGGCCTATAACATTAAAGACATAGCGAAAATAGCTGGAGTTTCTGTTTCGACAGTATCTAAAATCATAAATAACTACAGCGACATTTCGGAAGACACCAAGACTAGGGTACAACAAATCATAAAGGAAACTGGATATACTCCCTCCAATTCAGCAAAAACATTAGCTACAAAATCATCGAATCTAATTGGAGTTATTTTTGCAGGAATGCTGAACGTTGACTTTACCCACCCTTTTTTCATCGAAGTTCTAAATTCCTTCAAAAAACAAATGGGACTGCTAGGTTACGATCTGATCTTTTTCTCTAACGAAAAATTCCAAAGTGGCGATACCAATGATTATCTTGCCCGTTGTTTGCATTTTAATGTGGATGGCTGCCTACTTATTACCGGACAAGAGCTAGAAACCTCCATCAGCGAATTGGATAATAGTTCTATCCCATGCATCGGCGTAGATTTAAAGCTATCAGGCGACAATTCGGGTTATATCATGTCTGATAATTTTAAGTTGTCTACCAAGGTAGTCGAACACTTTTACTTATTAGGCTATCGAGAACTTGGTTATATCGGCAGCTCCTCTGAGTCAGAAATCTCCAATATACGTGAAAGTGGTTTCCGCAAAGCGCTTGAAGATTTAGGTCTACCGATCAACGAAAACTGGTTCTTAAACGGCAGCAACTTCTTTGAAGCCAGCGGTTATGAAACCATGCGTAGAATGATTTCGAATGGAAACTTGCCCAGAGCGATCTTCGCGGCTTCTGATCAGTTAGCTATTGGGGCTATGCGTGCCCTAAAGGAATCTGCTATTGCTGTTCCTGGAACCGTCGCGATTATTGGCTGTGACGATATCGAAGCCTGCAATTACACAACACCACTCTTGACTACGATTAAACAAAATAAAGATAAGATTGGTCGTCTAGCCGCGTTAATGCTGTATGATCTAATAAACAATCAATCAGGCACGAGCTCTTTCAGCGTCGAGCCAGAGCTCATCATAAGAGAATCCTGCGGAGCTCCTGAGCGGGGTTTAGTATAG